One segment of Rhodospirillales bacterium DNA contains the following:
- the pcaH gene encoding protocatechuate 3,4-dioxygenase subunit beta, giving the protein MTTSEPDRSSQPPYRYPDYVSTRFRAPTRPPLRVPGFSSVHAGPARDGSALAPLDADLTRNGRRSGEPVGERIIVTGRIIDEAGRPVPGALLEIWQANAAGRYIQPTDQHDAPLDPNFLGAGRCRSDATGHYGFRTIKPGAYPWQNHPNAWRPNHIHLSLFGPDFGSRLVTQMYFRGDPLLPLDPIYNSVPEDARDLLLAQFDLDRTEPGVALAFRFDVVLNGPGATPHEG; this is encoded by the coding sequence ATGACGACCAGCGAGCCGGACAGATCAAGCCAGCCGCCGTATCGGTATCCCGACTACGTGTCGACGCGCTTCCGGGCACCCACGCGGCCGCCACTTCGGGTACCCGGTTTCTCGTCGGTGCACGCCGGTCCGGCCCGCGATGGCTCGGCGCTTGCTCCGCTGGATGCCGATCTCACCAGGAACGGACGCCGTAGCGGCGAGCCCGTCGGGGAACGGATCATCGTCACCGGTCGGATCATTGACGAGGCCGGACGGCCGGTCCCGGGCGCCCTGCTCGAAATCTGGCAGGCGAATGCCGCCGGCAGATACATCCAGCCAACCGATCAGCACGATGCCCCGCTCGATCCAAACTTTCTCGGTGCCGGGCGCTGTCGATCGGATGCCACCGGTCATTACGGCTTCCGCACCATCAAGCCCGGTGCTTACCCGTGGCAGAACCACCCCAACGCCTGGCGGCCCAACCACATCCATCTGTCGCTGTTTGGGCCTGACTTCGGTTCACGGCTGGTGACGCAAATGTACTTCCGGGGGGATCCGCTGCTGCCGCTGGATCCCATCTACAACAGCGTGCCGGAGGATGCCCGCGACCTGCTGCTGGCCCAGTTCGATCTGGACCGCACCGAGCCCGGCGTCGCGCTCGCCTTCCGGTTTGACGTTGTCCTGAACGGCCCTGGGGCGACGCCGCACGAGGGTTAG
- a CDS encoding tryptophan 7-halogenase: protein MVPDGKSLRKIAIVGRGTAGSLAAASVTRLHPDNDYELHHIYDSRIPVIGVGEGSWPSLVQQLQQLTKLPHAAVQQRLKGTRKYGVAFEGWGRRNRDFTHYFTPQQVSYAYHLSADFMAELLHEATRAHHIDAKVLKIARVEGGAEVEFEDRAPEHYDLVFDARGFPKELHPDHHIDISFIPTNTAVIRRCPAIVAESGEGPVLQHTYTRAVARPHGWIFVIPLTVHTSYGYIFNRDVSNLAEVEADFDAFLDADGVSEFEQRAVIPFPNFVHRQIYDGAVARIGNAAAFMEPLEATAIVSAQLQIGMVLHIRLNRPVESLERDAPVVNRFLVNNMLCYGLFVGWHYSCGSQYDTEFWRNARDHVWPQHRVAADPGVVDCAALEKFDDMIELLHRPVIEKADWNQMCAVPLTSYAQMSQGLGC, encoded by the coding sequence ATGGTGCCGGACGGCAAATCCTTACGGAAGATCGCGATTGTCGGGCGGGGAACGGCAGGTTCGTTGGCAGCCGCAAGCGTGACGCGTCTCCACCCGGACAACGACTACGAGTTGCACCACATCTATGACTCGCGCATCCCGGTCATCGGCGTGGGTGAAGGCAGTTGGCCCAGTCTGGTTCAGCAATTGCAGCAACTGACGAAGTTGCCGCATGCGGCTGTGCAGCAGCGTTTGAAAGGAACCAGGAAGTACGGTGTGGCGTTCGAGGGCTGGGGTCGGCGCAATCGAGACTTCACCCACTACTTCACGCCGCAGCAGGTGTCCTACGCCTACCACCTGTCGGCGGATTTCATGGCGGAATTGCTGCACGAAGCCACGCGTGCGCACCACATCGACGCGAAAGTGCTGAAAATCGCCAGAGTGGAGGGCGGCGCGGAGGTGGAATTCGAGGACCGGGCGCCGGAACACTACGACCTGGTCTTTGATGCCCGCGGGTTCCCGAAAGAGCTCCATCCCGATCACCACATCGACATTTCCTTTATTCCCACCAACACGGCTGTCATTCGTCGATGCCCGGCAATCGTCGCGGAAAGCGGGGAGGGCCCGGTCCTGCAACACACCTACACCCGCGCGGTCGCGCGTCCGCACGGCTGGATATTCGTGATTCCGCTTACGGTTCACACGTCATACGGGTACATCTTCAATCGCGATGTATCCAACCTCGCCGAAGTCGAGGCGGACTTTGACGCGTTCCTTGACGCCGACGGCGTCTCCGAATTCGAGCAGCGCGCCGTTATTCCGTTTCCCAATTTCGTCCACCGTCAGATCTACGATGGTGCAGTGGCCCGCATTGGCAATGCTGCGGCCTTCATGGAGCCCCTCGAGGCAACCGCGATCGTATCGGCCCAGTTGCAGATCGGGATGGTGCTCCACATCCGGCTGAACCGACCGGTCGAATCGCTCGAGCGCGACGCGCCGGTGGTTAATCGGTTTCTCGTCAACAATATGCTCTGCTACGGCCTGTTTGTTGGGTGGCACTATTCCTGCGGCTCCCAGTACGATACCGAGTTCTGGCGTAACGCCCGTGACCACGTCTGGCCTCAACACCGTGTGGCGGCGGACCCAGGCGTCGTCGATTGCGCTGCGCTTGAGAAATTCGATGACATGATCGAACTGCTGCACCGGCCCGTCATCGAAAAGGCGGACTGGAATCAGATGTGCGCGGTCCCCCTCACCAGTTATGCCCAGATGTCACAGGGTCTAGGCTGTTAG
- the pobA gene encoding 4-hydroxybenzoate 3-monooxygenase gives MQVQVVIVGGGPSGLLLSQLLHLQGVESVVLERRTKAHVMGRVRAGVLEQGTVDLLRAAGVADRLEAEGLIHEGLDIAFAGRRHRLDLAGLTGGRTVTVYGQTEVTRDLFEARERLGGAVVDGAEDVALHDLDGDAPYVTYRHAGEQRRIDCDFVAGCDGFHGVSRGSVPASVLREFGQVYAFGWVGVLSRTPPVSPELVYASHERGFALCSMRSPSLSRYYLQCPSEDVPENWSDERFWEELKRRLPAATADLLVEGPSVEKSVAPMRSYVAEPLRHGRLFLVGDAAHIVPPTGAKGLNLAASDVHYLWHGLVDHYRRDDDSGLRDYSERALARVWKCERFSWWMTSLLHRFPEEGPFRERVQQAELEYLFSSRAAMTSLAENYVGLPY, from the coding sequence ATGCAGGTACAGGTCGTCATCGTCGGAGGAGGGCCATCCGGTCTGCTCCTGTCGCAATTGTTGCATCTGCAGGGCGTGGAATCGGTCGTGCTCGAGCGGCGGACGAAAGCTCATGTCATGGGAAGGGTCCGTGCCGGCGTACTCGAACAGGGCACGGTCGATCTGCTCCGAGCGGCGGGTGTGGCGGACCGGCTGGAGGCAGAGGGACTGATCCACGAAGGGCTGGACATCGCCTTCGCGGGCCGGCGGCATCGGCTGGATCTGGCGGGCCTGACCGGAGGCCGCACCGTGACGGTCTATGGCCAGACCGAGGTGACGCGCGATCTGTTCGAGGCCCGCGAGCGGCTGGGCGGGGCCGTCGTGGACGGTGCGGAGGACGTAGCCCTTCACGATCTCGACGGCGATGCCCCGTACGTCACGTACCGCCATGCCGGTGAGCAACGCCGCATCGATTGCGACTTCGTTGCTGGCTGTGACGGCTTTCACGGGGTAAGCCGCGGTTCCGTGCCCGCGTCGGTGCTTCGCGAATTCGGGCAGGTGTACGCGTTTGGATGGGTCGGCGTCTTGTCCCGGACACCGCCGGTTTCGCCAGAACTGGTCTATGCCAGTCATGAACGTGGTTTTGCCCTCTGCTCCATGCGGTCGCCCTCGCTCAGCCGGTACTATCTGCAGTGCCCGTCAGAGGACGTTCCCGAGAACTGGAGTGACGAGCGATTTTGGGAGGAACTGAAGCGGCGCCTGCCGGCGGCCACGGCGGATCTGCTGGTAGAGGGTCCGTCCGTCGAGAAAAGCGTTGCGCCGATGCGGAGCTACGTTGCCGAGCCGCTCCGGCACGGCCGCCTGTTCCTGGTCGGCGACGCGGCGCACATCGTGCCGCCGACCGGAGCCAAGGGCCTGAACTTGGCGGCGTCGGACGTTCATTACCTGTGGCATGGGCTGGTCGACCACTACCGCCGAGATGACGATTCCGGGCTTCGGGACTACTCGGAGAGGGCGCTCGCCAGGGTTTGGAAGTGCGAGCGGTTTTCATGGTGGATGACGTCGTTGCTGCACCGGTTTCCGGAGGAGGGCCCGTTTCGCGAGCGCGTGCAACAGGCTGAGCTTGAGTACCTGTTCTCGTCTCGGGCCGCCATGACGTCGTTGGCGGAGAACTACGTCGGCTTGCCCTATTGA
- a CDS encoding alpha/beta fold hydrolase: MTRPEVAFPEFRPRLPWWSGDLQTCRNSLRGRSVSLAEFETRRLRVPASDGSGDCHQAVLNSPLSDANRPLVLLVHGLAGSEDSDYLRASARYFLEHGYAVLRVNLRGAGPSSTTCRVRYCAGSSTDLSDLIADLPAGLVGDGVVVMGFSLGANILLKFLGEPGGTRRRVLAAVSVCAPIDLAATCSNILRWRNAGYHRWFLSHMKAETQASGVPLDAGVRSAITRVRTIYEFDECFTAPSHGYADADDYYRQCSAKEFLGGINVPTLVIAAQDDPIVPFAPYRAQAWRRTTALTCLFPRSGGHVGFHGQGSKTPWHDRCAHRWFQHAASQE, translated from the coding sequence ATGACCCGTCCAGAAGTCGCGTTCCCGGAATTTCGTCCAAGGCTCCCGTGGTGGTCAGGGGATCTGCAGACATGCCGCAACTCCCTGAGAGGACGATCCGTCAGCCTGGCGGAGTTCGAGACCCGCCGGTTGCGCGTGCCGGCGTCGGACGGGTCGGGCGACTGTCATCAGGCGGTGCTGAATTCTCCATTGTCTGACGCGAACCGGCCATTGGTGCTGCTGGTACACGGGCTGGCCGGGTCTGAAGACAGCGACTACCTGCGAGCCAGCGCCCGGTATTTCCTCGAACACGGGTACGCGGTGCTGCGCGTCAACCTGCGCGGCGCCGGGCCGTCGAGCACCACCTGCCGGGTGCGATACTGCGCGGGCAGCAGCACGGACCTTTCGGACCTCATTGCGGACCTGCCTGCGGGACTGGTGGGCGACGGGGTAGTGGTGATGGGATTCTCGCTGGGCGCCAACATCCTGCTGAAGTTCTTGGGGGAACCAGGCGGTACCCGAAGGCGAGTACTGGCAGCAGTCTCCGTATGCGCCCCGATCGATCTGGCCGCAACCTGCAGCAACATTCTCCGGTGGCGGAATGCCGGCTATCACCGATGGTTCCTGTCGCACATGAAGGCGGAAACGCAGGCTTCCGGTGTGCCGCTCGACGCTGGCGTGCGATCTGCGATCACGCGGGTCAGGACCATTTATGAATTTGACGAGTGCTTCACCGCGCCAAGTCACGGTTATGCCGATGCAGACGACTACTACCGGCAGTGTTCAGCGAAGGAGTTTCTGGGGGGGATCAACGTGCCAACGCTGGTGATTGCCGCCCAGGATGACCCGATTGTCCCGTTTGCGCCGTACCGTGCCCAGGCTTGGCGACGGACCACGGCGCTGACATGCCTGTTTCCACGTTCGGGCGGCCATGTCGGGTTTCACGGCCAAGGGTCGAAGACGCCGTGGCACGATCGCTGTGCCCATCGGTGGTTCCAGCACGCTGCCTCCCAGGAATGA
- the pcaG gene encoding protocatechuate 3,4-dioxygenase subunit alpha encodes MPRQTPSQTIGPFFGFGLVPDQYGFAGTAIGSGTMVTDQACGQRIRIVGRVFDGAGDVIPDALIEVWQADATGRCDGFTNEPPSGPSDAPFTGFGRVGTGAGSDGRFEFETVKPGSVDGLQAPHLQVTLFMRGLLRHVVTRIYFADEHEANLRDPVLNAVPRGRRGTLIARCTDAHSSRTYSFDIHMQGERETVFFDV; translated from the coding sequence ATGCCGCGACAAACTCCCTCGCAGACGATCGGGCCGTTCTTCGGCTTCGGCCTCGTGCCCGACCAGTACGGTTTCGCTGGGACCGCCATCGGCAGCGGAACCATGGTGACGGATCAGGCCTGCGGCCAGCGTATCCGGATTGTCGGACGCGTGTTCGACGGTGCCGGGGACGTGATTCCGGACGCCCTGATCGAGGTCTGGCAGGCAGATGCGACAGGCCGCTGCGACGGTTTCACGAACGAACCGCCGTCCGGTCCATCCGACGCACCGTTCACCGGCTTCGGCCGGGTGGGGACCGGCGCCGGGTCGGACGGCCGGTTCGAGTTCGAGACGGTCAAGCCCGGCAGCGTCGACGGACTTCAGGCTCCGCACCTGCAGGTCACCCTGTTCATGCGCGGCCTGCTGCGCCACGTGGTCACGCGCATCTACTTCGCTGACGAGCACGAGGCGAATCTCCGGGATCCAGTGCTGAACGCGGTACCTCGTGGCCGGCGGGGCACGCTGATCGCACGGTGCACCGATGCCCATTCGAGCCGCACGTATAGTTTTGACATTCACATGCAGGGCGAACGCGAGACCGTCTTCTTCGATGTCTGA
- the pcaB gene encoding 3-carboxy-cis,cis-muconate cycloisomerase, protein MTSDPFSAPSHGALFAPADIRELLSDGRRAAAMVRFEAALARANARCGVIPAAAADEINRALAEFTPDLARLGSGTESAGVPVPALVAQLREAVGGPSADYVHWGGTSQDAVDSALVLLLRDLLERLDKQIAELIESLGALARRHRTTVMLARTRMQQAVPTTFGLKVIGWRQPLLHSRDRLAELRPRLLFVQLGGAAGTLAPWGNAGTRVREALADELGLAAPPVPWHTQRDGVVECAGWLSLVTGALGTMGLDIGLLAQSEVGEVAETSEPGHGGSSTLPQKSNPVRSEVLVALARYNANALGAMHQALLHEGERSGAAWSLEWLTLPGMALAAGGALAQAQHLVFGLTVDVARMRRNLEATRGLCLAEAAAFALAEHMPRERARALVSDACREAKAGGEGLIAVLERQTDAPVHWRAVEDPERYLGSAVAMVDAALSA, encoded by the coding sequence GTGACTTCCGATCCCTTTTCGGCGCCGTCGCACGGCGCGCTGTTTGCGCCCGCAGACATTCGGGAACTGCTTTCCGACGGCCGTCGCGCGGCCGCGATGGTGCGATTCGAGGCCGCCCTTGCCCGGGCAAACGCCAGATGCGGCGTCATTCCGGCGGCCGCCGCGGACGAGATCAATCGCGCATTGGCCGAATTCACTCCCGACCTGGCCCGGCTGGGTAGCGGGACAGAGTCCGCCGGTGTGCCGGTGCCGGCGCTGGTGGCCCAGCTTCGCGAAGCGGTGGGTGGTCCGTCGGCCGACTACGTGCATTGGGGCGGCACTTCGCAGGACGCGGTCGACAGCGCGCTGGTACTGTTGCTTCGTGATCTGTTGGAGCGTCTCGATAAACAGATTGCGGAATTGATCGAGTCGCTCGGGGCCCTCGCACGCCGCCATCGAACGACAGTCATGCTTGCACGAACCCGGATGCAGCAGGCGGTCCCGACGACGTTCGGGCTGAAAGTGATCGGGTGGCGCCAGCCGCTCCTGCACAGTCGCGACCGACTGGCGGAGCTGCGCCCCCGCCTGCTGTTCGTGCAGCTCGGAGGCGCCGCGGGAACGCTTGCGCCGTGGGGAAATGCTGGGACGAGGGTGCGCGAGGCGCTGGCGGACGAACTGGGTCTCGCTGCCCCGCCGGTGCCCTGGCACACGCAACGCGACGGTGTCGTCGAATGTGCCGGATGGCTGAGCCTGGTGACCGGCGCGCTGGGCACCATGGGGCTCGACATCGGCCTGCTCGCGCAGAGCGAAGTCGGCGAAGTTGCCGAAACGTCGGAACCTGGTCACGGCGGGTCCTCGACGTTGCCGCAGAAGAGCAACCCTGTCCGCAGCGAGGTCCTGGTGGCCCTGGCCCGCTACAACGCCAATGCACTGGGGGCGATGCATCAGGCGCTTCTCCACGAGGGTGAGCGGAGCGGGGCGGCTTGGTCACTGGAGTGGCTCACACTGCCCGGAATGGCGCTGGCTGCCGGCGGGGCACTGGCGCAGGCGCAGCATCTGGTTTTTGGGCTTACGGTCGATGTCGCACGGATGCGCCGGAACCTAGAGGCGACACGGGGCCTATGTTTGGCGGAGGCGGCGGCCTTCGCCCTGGCTGAGCACATGCCGCGTGAGCGGGCCCGGGCTTTGGTGAGCGATGCATGCCGTGAGGCCAAGGCTGGTGGAGAGGGATTGATCGCCGTGCTCGAGCGGCAGACCGATGCCCCGGTTCACTGGCGCGCGGTTGAGGACCCTGAACGCTATCTGGGATCGGCTGTCGCCATGGTTGATGCGGCTCTGAGTGCCTGA